A section of the Rummeliibacillus pycnus genome encodes:
- a CDS encoding DUF2642 domain-containing protein: MNKLLQKFSNEIVELEISGGKFLKGTMIDIGSEIVVLFNGSDYLYVPIEHIQHLSLNNDNGDEIDKPSEPPTIISNKEKEDLTLTQVLTQAQGMYTEIYVTGKTSLHGYISNIMNNYIVFQSPIYKTMFIALKHLKWLIPYSFNQKPYELADQTFSIQPYNEPLSNNLEIQVEHMKNELVVINIGEKSNYIGKIIAIEGEIVEIKTARTNSVYLNLNHFKTIHLV, encoded by the coding sequence ATGAATAAATTACTACAAAAATTCAGCAATGAAATAGTAGAGCTTGAGATATCCGGAGGGAAATTTCTTAAAGGTACTATGATCGATATCGGCAGTGAAATAGTTGTTTTATTTAATGGAAGTGATTATCTATACGTTCCTATTGAACATATTCAACATTTATCCCTAAATAATGATAATGGGGATGAAATCGATAAACCTTCAGAACCTCCAACTATTATTTCGAACAAAGAGAAGGAAGATTTAACCCTGACTCAGGTTCTTACCCAAGCACAAGGAATGTATACAGAAATTTATGTAACAGGTAAAACTTCATTGCATGGATATATCTCGAACATTATGAATAATTACATCGTATTTCAATCACCTATCTATAAAACCATGTTTATTGCATTAAAACATTTAAAATGGCTTATTCCTTATTCTTTTAATCAAAAGCCTTACGAATTGGCAGATCAAACCTTTTCTATTCAACCTTATAATGAACCATTATCGAACAACTTAGAAATTCAAGTTGAGCATATGAAAAATGAACTGGTTGTCATTAATATTGGAGAGAAAAGCAATTATATTGGAAAAATAATTGCGATCGAAGGGGAAATTGTAGAAATAAAAACTGCCAGAACAAATTCTGTTTATCTTAATCTAAATCATTTTAAAACAATTCATTTGGTATGA
- a CDS encoding TrmB family transcriptional regulator, translating into MESLVKQLKAMGFTEYEAKSYVALVKLGAVTAYQVSKDSGIPRARIYDTLKNLIEKGIVLKEEKNDGAVYSPLPVDVFLEKAQSTWETNYQSLSKKLKELETTEEKPDNRVLTLKEKTTIASYCKSLIKKAQKRIIISMWDDMYEELRKDLDEVDENIQIQGITLHVNEPVKGVDLHRITHFTEAPTSKRWFILSIDAKEMIYGSSLDDRELAFYTDDPVHIYLLEDYVWHDVLVNRLVRKSGDNLEEWISTERKKFFMED; encoded by the coding sequence ATGGAGAGCTTAGTGAAGCAGCTAAAGGCAATGGGATTCACTGAATACGAGGCAAAATCCTATGTTGCTTTGGTCAAATTGGGGGCTGTAACAGCATATCAAGTAAGTAAAGACTCTGGTATACCGAGAGCACGAATCTACGATACTTTGAAAAACCTAATTGAGAAGGGAATTGTCTTAAAAGAGGAAAAAAACGATGGGGCTGTGTATTCACCACTACCAGTAGACGTCTTTCTAGAAAAGGCACAATCCACTTGGGAAACAAATTATCAAAGTTTGAGCAAAAAGCTTAAAGAACTAGAAACAACAGAAGAAAAGCCAGACAACCGTGTTCTTACATTAAAAGAGAAAACGACGATTGCTAGCTATTGCAAATCACTTATTAAAAAAGCCCAAAAAAGAATTATCATTTCGATGTGGGATGATATGTATGAAGAGTTAAGAAAAGATTTAGATGAAGTAGATGAAAATATCCAAATTCAAGGAATTACACTACATGTAAATGAACCTGTAAAAGGGGTAGATCTACATCGAATCACTCATTTTACAGAAGCACCAACAAGTAAGAGGTGGTTTATTTTATCCATTGATGCAAAGGAAATGATATACGGGTCATCATTAGATGATCGTGAATTGGCTTTTTATACAGATGATCCCGTTCATATTTATTTATTGGAAGATTACGTTTGGCATGATGTATTGGTTAACCGCTTAGTTAGGAAAAGTGGAGATAACCTAGAGGAATGGATATCCACGGAACGAAAGAAATTCTTTATGGAAGATTAA
- a CDS encoding TSUP family transporter translates to MSFDVDINFSLLLILVIFGFLAAFIDSVVGGGGLIGLPALLFVGLSPAAAVATNKLAGTMGSLTSTITFYRSGKMDFKSVAKFFPLVLIGSGIGAWIVHLMNPEILKPLMLIMLAGVAVYTIFKKDWGSVSTYKRLSPAKLALFIVVIFVIGFYDGFLGPGTGSFLIFAFLMVGFDFLRAAGNARFLNFGSNIAALLMFMSLGQIHYAYGIPMGIAQIFGAIVGSKFALKQGTGYVRVLFIMVTCSLLAKNIYDYFFK, encoded by the coding sequence ATGTCATTTGACGTAGATATTAATTTTTCACTTTTATTAATTCTTGTAATTTTTGGTTTTTTAGCTGCATTTATTGATTCTGTTGTCGGTGGTGGTGGATTAATTGGATTACCAGCCTTGTTATTTGTAGGTCTTTCACCTGCTGCAGCCGTTGCAACGAATAAACTTGCAGGGACAATGGGGTCTCTAACGAGTACAATAACTTTTTACCGTTCTGGCAAGATGGATTTCAAATCTGTTGCAAAATTTTTCCCATTAGTTCTTATTGGATCAGGTATCGGTGCATGGATTGTCCATTTGATGAATCCAGAGATATTAAAACCACTTATGCTGATTATGCTTGCTGGGGTTGCTGTGTATACCATTTTCAAAAAAGATTGGGGTAGCGTTTCCACTTATAAAAGATTATCGCCAGCTAAACTTGCTTTATTTATAGTAGTCATTTTTGTCATTGGATTTTATGATGGTTTCTTAGGACCCGGGACTGGGTCGTTTCTCATTTTCGCCTTTTTAATGGTAGGTTTTGATTTTCTTAGGGCAGCAGGTAATGCTCGATTTCTAAACTTCGGAAGTAATATTGCTGCATTACTAATGTTCATGTCTTTAGGACAAATACACTATGCATATGGAATACCAATGGGCATTGCACAAATTTTCGGTGCCATTGTCGGTTCAAAATTTGCACTAAAACAAGGGACAGGTTATGTCCGAGTATTATTTATCATGGTGACATGCTCATTATTAGCAAAAAATATTTATGATTATTTCTTTAAGTAA